One genomic window of Gallaecimonas sp. GXIMD4217 includes the following:
- the trmL gene encoding tRNA (uridine(34)/cytosine(34)/5-carboxymethylaminomethyluridine(34)-2'-O)-methyltransferase TrmL, protein MLHIILYEPEIPPNTGNIIRLCANAGVALHLVEPLGFQWDDKRLRRAGLDYDEFASVTRHPDLAHCLAALGNPRVFACTTKASQAHSAPAYRDGDAFLFGPESRGLPRDIIDALPSGQRIRIPMQASSRSLNLSNATAVILYEALRQLDYPELG, encoded by the coding sequence ATGCTGCACATCATCCTTTATGAGCCGGAGATCCCCCCCAATACCGGCAACATCATCCGCCTCTGCGCCAACGCCGGCGTGGCCCTGCACCTGGTCGAGCCGCTTGGCTTCCAGTGGGATGACAAGCGCCTGCGCCGGGCCGGCCTGGACTATGACGAATTCGCTTCGGTGACACGCCACCCCGATCTGGCCCATTGCCTGGCCGCCCTGGGCAATCCCAGGGTGTTCGCCTGCACCACCAAGGCCAGCCAGGCCCACAGCGCCCCGGCCTACCGGGACGGCGACGCCTTCCTGTTCGGCCCCGAATCCCGTGGCCTGCCCAGGGACATCATCGACGCCCTGCCGTCCGGGCAGCGCATCCGCATCCCCATGCAGGCCAGCTCCCGCAGCCTGAACCTGTCCAACGCCACGGCGGTGATCCTCTACGAGGCGTTGCGGCAACTGGATTACCCGGAACTGGGCTGA
- a CDS encoding peroxiredoxin-like family protein, protein MSRAMIEKTPGDPVVPISLPAIDGGRFDTASLAGRPYLLSFLRFASCPFCNLRLHELARRFDELGAGFTIVAVFDSPLDNLVRHAGRHRAPFPILADEDGRCHRAYGVQHSLSGVVRGLALRLPTLVRALARGYWPTSIKGSLTTMPADFLVDRDGIIQLAYYGQDEGDHLLFDEIKAFSLAQQPQPSSG, encoded by the coding sequence GTGAGCAGGGCCATGATAGAGAAAACGCCGGGCGATCCGGTCGTCCCCATCAGCCTGCCCGCCATCGACGGTGGCCGGTTCGACACCGCCAGCCTGGCCGGGCGGCCCTACCTGCTGTCTTTCCTGCGCTTTGCCTCCTGTCCCTTCTGCAACCTGCGGCTCCATGAGCTGGCTCGCCGCTTTGACGAGCTGGGCGCCGGCTTCACCATAGTGGCGGTCTTCGATTCGCCCCTGGACAACCTGGTCCGCCATGCCGGTCGCCACCGGGCGCCCTTTCCGATCCTGGCCGACGAGGACGGGCGCTGCCACAGGGCTTACGGGGTCCAGCACTCGCTATCGGGGGTCGTCCGGGGCCTGGCCCTGAGGCTGCCCACCCTGGTCCGGGCCCTGGCCAGGGGTTACTGGCCCACCAGTATCAAGGGCAGCCTGACCACCATGCCGGCCGATTTCCTGGTGGACAGGGACGGCATCATCCAGCTGGCCTACTATGGCCAGGACGAGGGCGACCACCTGCTGTTCGACGAGATCAAGGCCTTTTCCCTGGCCCAGCAGCCTCAGCCCAGTTCCGGGTAA
- a CDS encoding HDOD domain-containing protein produces MDNIAVRGVDAWVERISEQELPALATTVRTLEKLEKDDAASLACLGRSVLHDHGLTSRILRVVNSVIYNRGRAQVTTVSRASVILGYDALKHICITATMMDGMLTNKDISKAVHDRLIRVMAQSLHAAMLARMLLGGYDEDTQEEVYIAALLHNLGEIAFWSMGGAITEALLAQLQQAGGNEKALVQDRLGTSFESLGAALAKAWNMGDMLVRSIRDPGRRTPELRCIALAHDFSRALADGDQGRIQEGLQAMAKFMVVEPDVAKARIQSCTQATAELASCYGAQEVAHLLDPRLGEDEDQPREPRFHEPDEALQLKMLREMTFLVGEGADINLLIHTTMEGLLRAVGMDRVVVLMPNPKFNQLSPRFYSSADDSQIKDVFSLPLGGDDIFTSTFKGQEGHWVDKPKSLHWAPRLPAAMATINQGSPFLLAPLVLDKKCLGLFYADRAHSGRALGKEDFESFSHFVRQASLCLMMILRG; encoded by the coding sequence ATGGATAACATCGCCGTGCGCGGCGTCGATGCCTGGGTGGAGCGGATCAGCGAACAGGAACTGCCGGCCCTGGCCACCACGGTGCGCACCCTGGAGAAGCTCGAGAAAGACGACGCCGCCTCCCTGGCCTGCCTGGGCCGCAGCGTCCTCCACGACCATGGCCTCACCTCGCGGATCCTGCGGGTGGTCAACTCCGTCATCTACAACAGGGGCCGGGCCCAGGTCACCACCGTCAGCCGCGCCTCGGTGATCCTCGGCTACGACGCCCTCAAGCATATCTGTATCACCGCCACCATGATGGACGGCATGCTGACCAACAAGGACATCAGCAAGGCCGTCCACGATAGGCTGATCCGGGTGATGGCCCAGTCCCTCCATGCCGCCATGCTGGCGCGCATGCTGCTGGGAGGGTACGACGAGGACACCCAGGAAGAGGTCTATATCGCCGCCCTGCTCCACAACCTGGGCGAGATCGCCTTCTGGAGCATGGGCGGCGCCATCACCGAGGCGCTGCTGGCGCAGTTGCAGCAGGCCGGCGGCAACGAAAAGGCGCTGGTCCAGGACCGGCTCGGCACCAGCTTCGAAAGCCTGGGCGCCGCCCTGGCCAAGGCCTGGAACATGGGCGACATGCTGGTCAGATCCATCCGCGACCCGGGCCGCCGCACCCCGGAGCTGCGCTGCATCGCCCTGGCCCATGACTTCAGCCGGGCCCTGGCCGACGGCGACCAGGGCCGGATCCAGGAAGGCCTGCAGGCCATGGCCAAGTTCATGGTGGTCGAGCCGGACGTGGCCAAGGCGCGGATCCAGTCCTGCACCCAGGCCACCGCCGAGCTGGCCAGCTGCTACGGGGCCCAGGAAGTGGCCCACCTGCTCGACCCGCGGCTGGGCGAGGACGAGGACCAGCCACGGGAGCCACGCTTTCATGAGCCGGACGAGGCCCTGCAGCTGAAAATGCTCAGGGAGATGACCTTCCTGGTGGGCGAAGGGGCCGACATCAACCTGCTGATCCACACCACCATGGAGGGGCTGCTCAGGGCCGTGGGCATGGACAGGGTGGTGGTGCTGATGCCCAACCCCAAGTTCAACCAGCTCAGCCCCCGCTTCTATTCCAGCGCCGATGACAGCCAAATCAAGGACGTGTTCAGCCTGCCCCTGGGCGGCGACGATATCTTTACCTCGACCTTCAAGGGCCAGGAGGGGCACTGGGTGGACAAGCCCAAGAGCCTGCACTGGGCGCCGCGCCTGCCGGCGGCCATGGCCACCATCAACCAGGGCAGCCCCTTCCTGCTGGCGCCGCTGGTGCTGGACAAGAAATGCCTGGGCCTGTTCTATGCCGACCGCGCCCACAGCGGCCGGGCCCTGGGCAAGGAGGACTTCGAGAGCTTCAGCCACTTCGTGCGCCAGGCTTCGCTATGCCTGATGATGATCCTGCGCGGCTGA
- the gpsA gene encoding NAD(P)H-dependent glycerol-3-phosphate dehydrogenase encodes MTADNAAICVLGAGSYGTALAISLARNGHKTLLWGHNAEHLAELASERQNKRYLPDIPFPDSLVMEPDLAKAVSACRDILVVVPSHAFGQVLTQMKPHLRGDARVAWATKGLEADTGRLLQDLARDILGEQMPLAVLSGPTFAKELAAGLPTAIAISSTDDAFMERLSDLLHCERHLRTYANPDFIGVQLGGAVKNVIAIGAGMADGIGFGANARTALITRGLAELTRLGAALGADPATFMGMSGLGDLVLTCTDNQSRNRRFGLALGQGMAIEEAMASIGQVVEGYRNTKEVWLLSRELGVEMPITEQIYAVLYQGKSAREAACDLLARSRKSEAQ; translated from the coding sequence ATGACAGCCGATAATGCGGCCATCTGCGTGCTGGGGGCGGGGTCTTATGGCACCGCCCTCGCTATTTCTCTGGCACGCAACGGCCACAAGACCCTGCTCTGGGGTCACAACGCCGAGCACCTGGCCGAACTGGCCAGCGAGCGTCAGAACAAGCGCTACCTGCCCGACATCCCCTTCCCCGACAGCCTGGTGATGGAGCCGGACCTGGCCAAGGCGGTCTCGGCCTGCCGGGACATCCTGGTGGTGGTGCCCTCCCACGCCTTCGGCCAGGTGCTGACCCAGATGAAGCCGCACCTGCGCGGCGACGCCAGGGTGGCCTGGGCCACCAAGGGCCTGGAGGCCGACACCGGCCGCCTGCTCCAGGACCTGGCCCGGGACATTCTGGGTGAGCAGATGCCGCTGGCGGTGCTGAGCGGGCCCACCTTCGCCAAGGAACTGGCCGCCGGCCTGCCCACGGCCATCGCCATCTCCAGCACCGACGACGCCTTCATGGAGCGGCTCTCCGATCTGCTCCATTGCGAGCGCCACCTGCGCACCTACGCCAACCCGGATTTCATCGGCGTGCAGCTGGGCGGCGCGGTGAAGAACGTCATCGCCATAGGGGCCGGCATGGCCGACGGCATCGGCTTCGGTGCCAATGCCCGCACCGCCCTGATCACCCGCGGCCTGGCGGAGCTGACCCGGCTGGGGGCGGCCCTGGGGGCCGATCCGGCCACCTTCATGGGCATGTCCGGCCTGGGCGATCTGGTGCTGACCTGTACCGACAACCAGTCCCGCAACCGTCGCTTCGGCCTGGCCCTGGGCCAGGGCATGGCCATAGAGGAGGCCATGGCCTCCATCGGCCAGGTGGTGGAAGGCTACCGCAACACCAAGGAAGTCTGGCTGCTGTCCCGGGAGCTGGGGGTGGAGATGCCCATCACCGAGCAGATCTACGCCGTGCTCTACCAGGGCAAGAGCGCCCGGGAGGCGGCCTGCGATCTGCTGGCCCGGTCGCGAAAATCGGAAGCCCAATAA
- the secB gene encoding protein-export chaperone SecB, with protein MAEEHNNAQATEAQDAPQFHIQRIYAKDISFETPNSPTIFQKEWKPEVKLDLDTRSNKLSDDVYEVVLNLTVTTKVGEDVAFLCEVQQAGIFTVANMPEPQLAHTLGAFCPNVLFPYARETISNLVNRGTFPALNLAPVNFDALFAQYVQQRAAAAEGAQAEEQAEA; from the coding sequence ACAACAACGCACAGGCTACCGAAGCGCAGGACGCCCCCCAGTTCCACATCCAGCGCATCTACGCCAAGGACATCTCCTTCGAGACCCCCAACTCCCCGACCATCTTCCAGAAAGAATGGAAGCCGGAAGTGAAGCTGGATCTGGACACCCGCTCCAACAAGCTGAGCGACGACGTCTACGAAGTGGTCCTGAACCTGACCGTGACCACCAAGGTCGGCGAAGACGTGGCCTTCCTGTGCGAGGTACAGCAGGCCGGTATCTTCACCGTGGCCAACATGCCCGAGCCGCAGCTGGCCCATACCCTGGGTGCCTTCTGCCCGAACGTGCTGTTCCCCTACGCCCGTGAAACCATCTCCAACCTGGTCAACCGCGGCACCTTCCCGGCCCTGAACCTGGCGCCGGTGAACTTCGACGCCCTGTTCGCCCAGTACGTGCAGCAGCGCGCCGCTGCCGCCGAAGGCGCACAAGCCGAGGAGCAGGCCGAGGCCTGA